AAACTACAACATATATGTTAAAGAGGACAGAGGAAAAATAGTTTTTTTAAGGAAATTCATCCCCGGGGCTTCAAACCACAGCTATGGAATAGAGGTTGCAAACCTTGCAGGCGTACCCGATAAGGTAATAAAGCTGGCCAAGAGCATACTTGCCAGAATCGAGAAATCCCATTTAAGTGTTGGAACATCTATAAGGGGTGGCCAGATGGGACTATTCAAGAATCCAGAAGAAGAAAAAAGGGAAGAGGGAAGGGATCAGATAATAGAAGAATTAATGGATTTAGATCCGCTTTCGATGAGCCCTCTCGAGGCCCATTCAAAGATCATGGAGTTTAAAGAAAAATTGGAAAAGGGCTAAAAGCTGCCTGAATAAATAACAGCCGCCATGGGATCATTTAATTTTTTTAAATTGCTGTCAAGGAAGAGAAAATCCCAAGACCCCATGACCAATAAAAAAACCGAAGGTCAAAGGGGCGAAGAAATAGCTTGCAAGGCACTCAAAAAGAAGGGCTACCGCATCCTTGATAAGAATTTTAGTTGCAGGCATGGTGAGCTCGATATTGTAGCAGAGGATAATGATGTAGTCTGCTTCATTGAGGTCAAGGCCAGGTCTTCTGAAGACTACGGACTTCCCGAAGAAGCCGTAACACACTGGAAGAAGCAAAAACTCCTTAATACAGCCTTTGTTTATATTGAAAAAAAGAAAATCAAGGATCGTGATATGCGCTTTGATATAATATCGGTCGATCTCAAAACCCGGGAAGCGAGAATACTCAAAGACGCATTCGACGCTGATCTCTGACATTATATTATTCTTGAACCTAGGCAATTTAGCCTGACATCTTTAATGATCAAAAGCTGTCGATCATAACCACATACTTCAACAAGGCCTGCGATAATTCTTAGAGACGACTAAAACTTCCCCGCAACTAAATTTTACTCTTGACATGATTAAAATTGTGCGTATTTTTATGTCTAGCACTTCAAGTCTAGGAGTGCTAACCCGTAAATATTCCACCAGGAGGTTTCTTTTATGAAAATAAGGCCGCTTCATGATAAAATCTTGATAAAAAGGATAGATACCCCCCAGACCACAAAAGGCGGGATCGTTATTCCAGATACAGTTAAGGAAAAACCCCAGGAAGGAAAGGTAATTGCTGTGGGGAATGGACGGATCATGGAGGACGGGAAGGTTATGCCCCTCGAGGTGAAAAAGGGCGACAAGATACTATTCAGTAAATACGGCGGGACAGAGATCAATATTGAAGGTGAAGAATATCTGATCCTTGATGAAAACGATGTCCTAGCCATCACGACATAATATAAAAAAAGGGAGGTTTCAAAAATGGCAGCCAAACAAATAGCTTTTAGCGATTCCGCGAGGGATTCCATATTAGATGGAGTGAACAAACTTGCCCATGCTGTAAAGGCCACATTGGGACCCAGGGGAAGAAATGTCTTGATAGAGAAGACATTTGGCGCCCCGGTGGTCACTAAAGACGGCGTAACCGTGGCAAAGGAAATTGAGCTTGAGGATAGGTTCGAAAACATGGGTGCACAGATGGTAAGGGAAGTAGCCTCAAAGACAAGCGATGTCGCTGGAGACGGAACTACCACAGCAACAGTGCTCGCACAGGGAATATTCCGAGAGGGGATAAAGCTTGTGGCAGCGGGACACGATCCGATGAAGTTAAAGAGGGGAATAGATAAGGCAGTGGAGGTGGTGGTAGAGAGTATCAGGAAGTTGAGCAAGCAGGTAAAGGGGAGGACCGAGATAGCACAGGTTGCAACAATATCGGCTAATGGGGATGAAACGATAGGAAACATCATAGCCGATGCGATGGAAAAGGTGGGAAAGGATGGTGTGATAACGGTTGAAGAGGGGAAGACTCTGCAAACAGACCTTGAAGTGGTTGAGGGGATGCAATTTGACAGGGGGTACCTCAGCCCCTATTTCGTCACCGATGCTGAGAAAATGCTAGTCGAGCTCGAAGATCCCTTGATACTGCTGTACGATAAAAAGATATCAAACATGAAGGACATGGTGCCTTTACTCGAAGAGATAGCGAGGAGTGCCAAACCACTTGTAATAGTGGCAGAGGATGTAGAGGGCGAGGCCCTGGCTACGCTGGTCGTCAATAAGATCAGGGGGACACTTAAGGCAGCAGCCGTTAAGGCCCCAGGTTTTGGAGACCGGAGAAAGGCAATGCTTGAGGACATAGCAATAGTAACCGGAGCAAGGGTTATTGCCGAAGAGGCAGGTATGAAAATAGAAAATACCACCTCAAAGGACCTTGGAAGGGCAAAGAAGATAACAATCGATAAAGACAACACTACAATCATCAGCGGCGAAGGTAAGAAAGCGGAAATTGAAGGAAGAATCAGGCAGATCAAGGCCCAGA
Above is a window of Thermodesulfobacteriota bacterium DNA encoding:
- the groL gene encoding chaperonin GroEL (60 kDa chaperone family; promotes refolding of misfolded polypeptides especially under stressful conditions; forms two stacked rings of heptamers to form a barrel-shaped 14mer; ends can be capped by GroES; misfolded proteins enter the barrel where they are refolded when GroES binds), which encodes MAAKQIAFSDSARDSILDGVNKLAHAVKATLGPRGRNVLIEKTFGAPVVTKDGVTVAKEIELEDRFENMGAQMVREVASKTSDVAGDGTTTATVLAQGIFREGIKLVAAGHDPMKLKRGIDKAVEVVVESIRKLSKQVKGRTEIAQVATISANGDETIGNIIADAMEKVGKDGVITVEEGKTLQTDLEVVEGMQFDRGYLSPYFVTDAEKMLVELEDPLILLYDKKISNMKDMVPLLEEIARSAKPLVIVAEDVEGEALATLVVNKIRGTLKAAAVKAPGFGDRRKAMLEDIAIVTGARVIAEEAGMKIENTTSKDLGRAKKITIDKDNTTIISGEGKKAEIEGRIRQIKAQIDETTSEYDREKLQERLAKLAGGVAVIKVGAATETEMKEKKARVEDALNATRAAVEEGIVPGGGVAFIRAIKALDSYDPADDEERAGVNIVKKVLEEPLKGIASNAGWDGSIVVEKVKEQKGAGGFDAARLEFCDLVEAGIVDPTKVTRYALQNAASVAGLLLTTEALIAEKPKEEKGGGMGMHGHPHMDDEY
- the groES gene encoding co-chaperone GroES yields the protein MKIRPLHDKILIKRIDTPQTTKGGIVIPDTVKEKPQEGKVIAVGNGRIMEDGKVMPLEVKKGDKILFSKYGGTEINIEGEEYLILDENDVLAITT
- a CDS encoding YraN family protein — translated: MTNKKTEGQRGEEIACKALKKKGYRILDKNFSCRHGELDIVAEDNDVVCFIEVKARSSEDYGLPEEAVTHWKKQKLLNTAFVYIEKKKIKDRDMRFDIISVDLKTREARILKDAFDADL